One segment of Panthera leo isolate Ple1 chromosome A3, P.leo_Ple1_pat1.1, whole genome shotgun sequence DNA contains the following:
- the LOC122215203 gene encoding beta-defensin 132-like, with protein MKLLFLVFASLGLMVTPASGGGSSCGRKFPGHCKLHGSSLERSAFMCDRSKRRCTKDHGRPIAPPPVHRSKQLCRTATKSQTEKQPTATTPRPRSPIPQPRCTTRHHLQVVPIWKYGNRRLSTSYILTAASLEGRSEQCTSMAATKQEVREKRAEGARFGQPC; from the exons ATGAAGCTCCTGTTCCTGGTCTTTGCATCCCTTGGATTAATGGTGACTCCAG CCAGCGGGGGTGGGTCGAGCTGTGGGCGCAAGTTCCCAGGACACTGCAAGCTGCACGGCAGCTCCCTGGAGAGATCCGCCTTCATGTGCGACAGGAGCAAACGGCGCTGCACCAAAGACCACGGGAGGCCCATCGCGCCACCGCCTGTCCACAGATCGAAGCAGCTCTGCAGAACAGCTACGAAAAGCCAAACCGAGAAGCAACCGACGGCTACGACGCCACGACCACGATCTCCGATACCACAGCCGCGGTGCACAACGCGACACCATCTCCAAGTAGTCCCA ATCTGGAAGTATGGCAACCGGAGGCTGTCCACCAGCTACATCCTCACAGCCGCTTCTCTTGAAGGGAGGTCTGAGCAGTGCACCTCCATGGCTGCCACAAAGCAGGAGGTGAGAGAGAAGAGGGCTGAAGGTGCACGGTTTGGCCAGCCATGTTGA